gtgttttccttttccaGGGCTTTTTACCTTTGTCATTTCAGAGCTCACCTGTTTTCAATGTCTCTtccccagcctcccccaccccctctgtCTTTCCCACTGTCAAACTCTTctgccaaaaacaaaaatagcttCAGATTTTTCATTTGTAAGGCGTCCACGTCCTAGTAAAACCTTGGCATTTGAGGCATGTGCGGTGCCATTGGCTGGAAATGGGGCCGCACGGTTGTGTGCCTGTTGCAGGAATTCATACCCAGGCGGGCACCGGGAGGTGTGGGTGCCCACGAGGGGGTGAGCACTGCAGTGTGAGCCGCTGGAGAAGTGCTCGTGGCACCAGGTCCTGCCGGCAGGCTTGGGTGGAGGACGTggtgtggccttgggcaggggACATGGTGGGATACTTTTCCTACCCGTCCTTTTAAGCTGTCCCCAGACCCAGACACACGCACAGAATAGCCAATGGGGTTATTGCTGGGGTTCGTTGTCTTTGTGTTTTCGGTGCCTCTTAGCAGGGGAGCAGGGCCTGCGCCTCTGGAAACAGCCTAGTGCTTGCCTGGCCTTCTTTGGGAAGATTGGCCTGGGGTACAGTCTTGCACGGGGTAATGGTTTGGTCTTGGGACCAGAGGCTTTTATGATAGATGGAGAGggggtatttttttccttctcttgagCGCTCAATTATTCATGCAAAACAGTTTGTACAATTCCTGTGGCCCTTGAAGAAGAGAAGATTGGTGTGGGGTGGAGCGAGCCAGGGGAGGGATTTGGGACTCAGGTTGGAGCATCCCTGGGAGACTGGAAGGAGAAGGAGGGTGGCCGCTCAGGGTGCTGAGCTACACGCCTGGCCCAATCAGGCCTCTACGGCGAAAGCCTCCACCCGGCGGACTCTTGCTCTTTGCCTCTCAAACCCCCTCAAGGTCCTGCCTCCAGGAGCTCCAATCTGGGCTAAGGCAGGGATGTGCAGGATCAGAAGCCCAGCTGGGAACCCGGCCCCCTTCCCGGCCTCCAGATCCCTGGGACCTGCACGGCCAGGTTAAGTGCTCTGTTCTGGGCGCCAGCCTGATCGGGAGTTCCCAGAACTCCCTTCGCTAAGGTGAGACCCCCGCAAATGCCGACCCCACGGCGACCGGCTCCGATGTTCTCCTTCCTGCTTTGCCTGGGCGGGCTGGCAAGAAGAGGTCTCTGTGCCAGGGGCCTGGGCTGGAGCTCGAGTCCCGAGGGCGGATCCTGTAAACTCGGGGATGATTCGAGCCGAAGGGCCCTTGCCGCTCTCTTGTCCAGTTCTCTCATTGTACCGATGAGGACTCTGAGGCCCTGAGGATGACGGCGACTTGTTTTACTACGTCGGGATGGAATCGGGCCTGGCATGAGGCCCCCGTCATGCCTCCTTGCCCAGTGCTCTTTATCGTGTGGGGAAGAGTAGAGAGGTGTGTGCATCCGTACTCCCCCCTCGGGGTCACCAGTATTTGGTGACACCTAGAGCAGGCAGTATCTGAGAATAGTCGACTCCTATATACGTGGAACTGAGTCACTTTGAAGAACCCTCTCTAAAGCTCAGTCTCCCCATCAGAAACCTTTGACAGAAACACATCATAACATTGCTGGGATAGGGGTGGGGGAGTTTAATCGAAACGGTGTATGTACAAATGCCTAGTAGAGTCCCCAGAGCACTGGCAGTGCTCCAGAAATGCTAACTAAATCAGAATTggaatcattttaaattttggacTCCCTCTCCAAACTTCCTTTGCCACTTAGAAAACTTAGGTGGGTGAGGGGACTAGAAATTCTAGAAAACTAAAGCAAGTATAGTTAGTTCTAAGGGTAAAAATTTCTTGAAGAAAGATAGAACTTGCACAGAATGCATCCCCAAACCTGTTCTCAGTGACATGGGGATTGCCCATTGCCGTGGGTGAAAAACCCCGGTACTTTCATCAGCTCCTGTAATCAAAAGTTTATCATGCCTGTGCCGTGTCTCTCTGTTCTCTGGTGATGATGTTTGTGGGAGATGTCATTGTCATTCCTTTGTCTTTCAGTGGCATCTGAAATTACCCTCCCTTTATTAGGGAGCAGAGGCACCTGGGATTACTCCGTTTAGCATGCAGCATCCatggggaaacagaggcagaGATCAGCTCCTTGAGAAACTGTCACTGAGGTCACAGTGAATCAGACGCTTGAATCGGTCCCTTCCTAGTCACATAGGTCTTCAGAGTTTACTGTGTGTTTAGAGAACACCCACCATTGAAAACAGTGGAAATGTATCAGTAAGGCATGGAGTAAAACTTGAGAGAATGCAATGGAGTCTGTCAAACTAGGATTCCCAGTGTGAGCGTGTGCTGAAGCACTGCTCTGTGCTCCGTCCTGGGCGGTGACACAAACGGAGGCGCCATGGTCTTTGCTCCCAAAGCGCTTACGTGGgatgggagagaagagaggagtgGCGTGGCGTCTACCCTTCCATACTGAGTCTGCCTGGCTTTTCATCTCTCTGCCCCCTTGGCAGGTGTATAACTTTAAAACCTGTCATCTGCCTCTGCAAAATGGGGGTGTGAGTGGCATCGCCCAGGGCAGGTCGTGGGACTGATGGAGGTGATCCTTGTTGAGCATATGGCACCATGCCTGGCAGGCAGCCCTCCGTAAACAGGTTGCTAATATTTTCATTTGCCATTAGATCCTAAAAGGTGGTATAGCAAACTGCTGCAGGGCATGGGCCTTGGGGTCAGACTGCCTGAGTTGGAACCCCCATTCTGCCACTTTGGGGTTGGCAGACGGCTGAGTTTCAGGGTTGCTGTGTGGCTCAAATGATGTGATGCGTGGAGGCACTTAGCGTAATGCCCGGCAGAGAGTAAGTGCCCACTTACATGGTAGCCACTATTATCAATAGGTCCCATGCAAAGTATCTGTAATCCAGGCCAGAGAGGGACAGGCTAGAGAATAAGGCAGAGCGGCGAAGCCCAAAGGAAGGAGACGGTCTCGTAGGGGAGAGAAGGCGGCATCATGGAGAGGGCAGTGTCTTCATGAGAATCTAGGATTCTAACaggagggtggaaggggaggaATGTTCCAGAGAGAGGGGAGAGTGGCCTAGAGACAGAGGCCCAGCAGATCTGAGCAGAAACCGGCCTGCGGTCTAGTTGCTGGCAGCCGGGGTGTGCAATGGGGGGACTCTGGGCTGAAATGGTAGATCAGGATCTGTTTGTGGAGAGGTTGGACTGTCAGGCCAAGCAGGTTGACCTTTGTCATGTCGGCTGCAGGGAGATACCCAATCAGGATCCTGCTTTAGGGAGATTCCTCTGAGCAGGATGGATCTCAGAGGAACAGGAGAAatggaatggggggggggggggtgagagacAAGCAGACCAggggaaaggaggctggagggagCGTAGACCTTAGTGAGTGCAGTCAGAGGCATCTTCTCATGATTTGGCGACTGTGGGTGGAGCAGTGAGGAAGATGGACAAAGCGACAGGCCTGGGGTCAGGGATGCCAGGGGCAGAGAGGTGAAGAGCAGCTGTTTGCAAGGAGGTGGGCTTGGTTTAAACCTGTCCAGTTTCAGAGGCATCCAGGCAAAACATGCCAGGGGCCACTCAGGCATGAGAGGAGGGACCGGTGGATGGGCAAACGCTAAAAGAATCGGGAGTCAGGGGAAGGCGAAGTGGGCTTATGGGGAGAGGTGAAGCCCAGTTCCATTACAGCAAATCGTTATGTAACAGAGAATACCTCCAAGGCTCCCCTGCACCTCATTTATTTAAACCCAAGAGTCCAACCCGCTGAATTCTAGAGGGTCCAAAAAAACCCCGAGCTGGGATTTGTTCTGTGTGATCACTTCAGGACGGATGGGGAAGGCTGCGTTAACCCCAGGCAGTTTCCCATTTCTGTTACGTGTGTTTCTGTGTCACCACATGGCTTCCCACAGATGGTATACATTTGGGGATTGCAGAGTCATTTGACTAGCATCTTTAAAAAGCCCGATTCAGGAAGGTGAATCTGTTTCCCAAAGCCAAACATAATTCTCCGGGCCACCGTCCCCTCCATGCACTCAGGTGAGGGAGATGCACGTACACCACGTGGCTTAGAGGCTTGCGGGCGAAGGGAGAAGGTGGCCCAGCTCTGGAGGAGTCTccaagggtggggtgggggccaggTGAGAGAGGTTGGCAGGGGAAGGAGAAGTCTCGTTATATAACCTGAGGGAGCTACGAATGGTGGGCAGATGGAGACAGGAGGCAAGAAATCTGGAAGTGGTAGTGAGTATGGATCGGCTTCCTCCAGGGAAGGGGAGGCACAACGTGTGGAAGTCAGGTGAGCCAAGAAGCCAAGACTCGGTCTTCACAGGTGGGGGATCAGCCCTGCCTAGCCTCACAGCCTCTGCCACGTTGCCGTCTTGGCTCTCCAGGTCACAGTTGGCCGTTAGGGTAGGGATCCGGGGTCTCCCAGAGTAGCACTTCACCGTGGACAGCGTTTTCCGTGGGAGTTGGGGACGAAGCATCCACAAGCCCAGGGGCTGCTGCCACGTCAGAGGTTTTTCTAGACGTGGGCAGacccagcctcctccccaccaatGAAGTGTAGACTGGAAAGAGCGTGTTTATCTGATCTCCCTCATCCACACCCCACTCCTGATTACCCTGGTGGGTGAAGAGTGAAATAAAAATTAGCGTGTTTATCCCACTTTTAAATTCGTTTAATGAGAACTCATTTACCCTCTCCCAATTTAATTCCGTAATAACGCCATAACCTTTCAGAGCTGATTATTTACCCGCGTCTTCCCAGATCCTCCTGCTAAAGAGGCTTTCCCTCCACATGCTCCTGTGCCCTCTTGGAACTTGACAATTGGTCAGGAAGTCAGCGGCCTCTGGTGATCCCCAGGCCACCCGCACGGCCCCGTGCTCAGGGCTCTGCCTACGTGGGGAGGATGGAAAAGAATCCGAGGCCTCCCTCCGCAGCGGTGATTTCGCAGTTTCCTCCCTTTGCTTTCGAGACCTCCGCCGTTTCAATCACCAGGGACCCCCTCCCCGCGTCCCATTCCCCGTGGGTCAAGCACAGACTCACTCCGTTCTCcgctctctcctcctccctcccagggGTCGCCCGTCTAACTCCAAGCTGGTGTGCGAGGCCTCGGAGCAGTCGCCGGCTCAGGAGCTGGAGGCACCATGGCGGCCGGCGTCGCGGCCTGGCTGCCCTTCGCCCGGGCCGCGGCCATCGGGTGGATGCCGGTGGCCAACTGCCCCATGCCCCTGGCCCCGGCCGACAAGAACAAGCGGCAGGACGAGCTGATAGTCCTCAACGTGAGCGGGCGAAGGTTCCAGACCTGGCGGACCACGCTGGAGCGCTACCCAGACACCTTGCTGGGCAGCACGGAGAAGGAGTTCTTTTTCAACGAGGACACCAAGGAGTACTTCTTCGACCGGGACCCCGAGGTCTTCCGCTGCGTCCTCAACTTCTACCGCACGGGCAAGCTGCACTACCCGCGGTACGAGTGCATCTCCGCCTACGACGACGAGCTGGCCTTCTACGGCATCCTGCCCGAGATCATCGGCGACTGCTGCTACGAGGAGTACAAGGACCGCAAGCGGGAGAACGCCGAGCGCCTCATGGACGACAACGACTCGGAGAACAACCAGGAGTCCATGCCTTCGCTGAGCTTCCGCCAGACCATGTGGCGGGCCTTCGAGAACCCCCACACGAGCACGCTGGCCCTGGTCTTCTACTACGTGACCGGCTTCTTCATCGCCGTCTCGGTCATCACCAATGTGGTGGAGACGGTGCCGTGCGGCACGGTGCCCGGGAGCAAGGAGCTGCCGTGCGGCGAGCGCTACTCGGTGGCCTTCTTCTGCCTGGACACGGCCTGCGTCATGATCTTCACCGTGGAGTACCTCCTCCGGCTCTTCGCCGCCCCCAGCCGCTACCGCTTCATCCGCAGCGTGATGAGCATCATCGACGTGGTGGCCATCATGCCGTATTACATCGGCCTGGTCATGACCAACAACGAGGACGTGTCCGGGGCCTTCGTCACGCTCCGTGTCTTCCGCGTCTTCCGCATCTTCAAGTTCTCGCGCCACTCGCAGGGCCTGCGGATCCTGGGCTACACGCTCAAGAGCTGCGCCTCGGAGCTCggctttctcctcttctccctcacCATGGCCATTATCATCTTCGCCACTGTGATGTTTTATGCCGAGAAGGGCTCCTCCGCCAGCAAGTTCACAAGCATCCCGGCCTCTTTTTGGTACACCATCGTCACCATGACCACCCTGGGGTAAGTCTGCACGCGTGGACTagggcaggggtggagggtggaTGCGACCGCGAAGCTCACGCCTGGGGAGAGGAGGACGGGGTCCCTCCCCCGGGTTTAGGGTGTGAAGGCAGTCCGCCATCACAAGAGGAAGGCACGTGAGCAATCtgtttgggggtggtggtgggagctTGCTCTGAATTGAGTTTTCTtttctgggggcagggggcatgtCTTTTCTAAATCTTCGAAGATCAAGTCACCGTTTCTTTTTCCAGCCGTGCACTCCTTCTGCgcgtgtgggggtggggtgggcggtgACTGTCGCCTTCCCAAGTCTCTGTGCAGTGAGAACATCGGTGAGTGTTGTAAGGAGGATATAGATGTCCAAGAAGAGAAGACGCTGAGAGCACTACCCCTGAATCCTCCCTGCACTTGTCCTTCGCCCTGAATTTGCAGGCTCTTTCCTCTCTGGCCTTACTTTTCTGCTACTAGGGATGCTCAGGGGATCGGGAGCTCTGAGCTGACGCTATCTCTGTGACTCCGAGAGGTGAGGCATGTGGCTCGTTTCTTCTCCCGGGCGGAGGGCTGGTCTTGTTTTCTCAGCCTGAGTCTGGGATTGAGTGCCCCGGCCTACCCGGGAGACTGTGAGAGGGCCCGGGTGGCATGTGTGGGCAGGCACAGAAGCAGCAGGACTGTCCAAGGAGGGGGAGGCAGCCAGCCGGGGCACGTGTGGCTCCGTTTCTCCCGCTCGCCGCGGTCTCCTCTCTAGCCGAGGTCACTGAGATGCGTTTATTGTGTGAAACTCTCCATCTGAGGAGGGGGGGCTCAGGAAGGAGATTGCAGTCTTCACCCTAACAGGGTTAGAACCAACCGAGGCAGCCTTATGGGGACACGTATC
Above is a genomic segment from Dasypus novemcinctus isolate mDasNov1 chromosome 9, mDasNov1.1.hap2, whole genome shotgun sequence containing:
- the KCND3 gene encoding A-type voltage-gated potassium channel KCND3 isoform X2, which translates into the protein MAAGVAAWLPFARAAAIGWMPVANCPMPLAPADKNKRQDELIVLNVSGRRFQTWRTTLERYPDTLLGSTEKEFFFNEDTKEYFFDRDPEVFRCVLNFYRTGKLHYPRYECISAYDDELAFYGILPEIIGDCCYEEYKDRKRENAERLMDDNDSENNQESMPSLSFRQTMWRAFENPHTSTLALVFYYVTGFFIAVSVITNVVETVPCGTVPGSKELPCGERYSVAFFCLDTACVMIFTVEYLLRLFAAPSRYRFIRSVMSIIDVVAIMPYYIGLVMTNNEDVSGAFVTLRVFRVFRIFKFSRHSQGLRILGYTLKSCASELGFLLFSLTMAIIIFATVMFYAEKGSSASKFTSIPASFWYTIVTMTTLGYGDMVPKTIAGKIFGSICSLSGVLVIALPVPVIVSNFSRIYHQNQRADKRRAQKKARLARIRVAKTGSSNAYLHSKRNGLLNEALELTGTPEEEHMAKTTSLIESQHHHLLHCLEKTTNHEFIDEQMFEQNCMESSMQNYPSTRSPSLSSHPGLTTTCCSRRSKKTTHLPNSNLPATRLRSMQELSTIHIQGSEQPSLTTSRSSLNLKADDGLRPNCKTSQITTAIISIPTPPALTPEGDSRPPAASPGPNTNIPSIASNVVKVSTL
- the KCND3 gene encoding A-type voltage-gated potassium channel KCND3 isoform X1 — its product is MAAGVAAWLPFARAAAIGWMPVANCPMPLAPADKNKRQDELIVLNVSGRRFQTWRTTLERYPDTLLGSTEKEFFFNEDTKEYFFDRDPEVFRCVLNFYRTGKLHYPRYECISAYDDELAFYGILPEIIGDCCYEEYKDRKRENAERLMDDNDSENNQESMPSLSFRQTMWRAFENPHTSTLALVFYYVTGFFIAVSVITNVVETVPCGTVPGSKELPCGERYSVAFFCLDTACVMIFTVEYLLRLFAAPSRYRFIRSVMSIIDVVAIMPYYIGLVMTNNEDVSGAFVTLRVFRVFRIFKFSRHSQGLRILGYTLKSCASELGFLLFSLTMAIIIFATVMFYAEKGSSASKFTSIPASFWYTIVTMTTLGYGDMVPKTIAGKIFGSICSLSGVLVIALPVPVIVSNFSRIYHQNQRADKRRAQKKARLARIRVAKTGSSNAYLHSKRNGLLNEALELTGTPEEEHMAKTTSLIESQHHHLLHCLEKTTGLSYLVDDPLLSVRTSTIKNHEFIDEQMFEQNCMESSMQNYPSTRSPSLSSHPGLTTTCCSRRSKKTTHLPNSNLPATRLRSMQELSTIHIQGSEQPSLTTSRSSLNLKADDGLRPNCKTSQITTAIISIPTPPALTPEGDSRPPAASPGPNTNIPSIASNVVKVSTL